The following nucleotide sequence is from Cyclopterus lumpus isolate fCycLum1 chromosome 20, fCycLum1.pri, whole genome shotgun sequence.
ACGACACTGTCCCATCGGTTCAGGACCCCCATACGCATCCGAACTGTAACATATCGCGTGTAgatacacactgtaaacaccAACGGCACTGTACAGAATGCCCCTTTACTGGAGACGATGTGTATAGAAGTTTCATTTTTCAATCTGCTTCCACCCATCTTCAAAAAAGGAAGAGATGCAAATAAACAAGTGGataacccccccacacacacacacacagaatgacaATGACCACGCTCTGTTGTGTGATTATCAGGGGGGTGAGAGGCCTTCTGCTCAGGAATCACAACAAAACGTATCAATTCTGTTCTACAAGGAAAATAAAACGCTGTGCTCTTGGTTTATCCTGTTTTGATTGGGTCTtgcctgtgaaaaaaaaaaaaaaccaacatatttaataaatatatctgACCATCTTTACAGCTGGTTTGAATTTATTTACACTAATATACTCTTCTTTAATTGGAGGCATGAAATTGCCTTTTTCCCCAACAAAGGACAAGTATCCATGGAAGTGTGTTGAAGACCAAACCCACTTTTAGTGATGTCACAACAGTATTTACTATGGTCTCATTAAGACCGTTCGCCTTATGCCTGTGAAGGAGCTGCAACCATTGTTAagatttgatttattaatttgatctgaaaaaacaaaaaaaggaaaacaaatccaCAGTAAAAGAGTGTACTTGAATAGATTTGACATTTAAGTTGAGAAACCAGCCGTCGGTGTGAATTGCTGATACACAGATAAGGTCTGGAATGAAAGTTGTTACATTTCTTTGATTTAAACTAACAAGCTCTAAGAAATGGTCATTTACAATATGCAACAATATTTCACCACGAAGCACAAGCCGCTGTATGCTTCACTGTCCCACATTTGTCTTGACCGCGTCTCATTTTCAGAGTGCAAATctgaattattttttgtttaagtTACAACATTGaggtatcttttttttttaaacattcaacaTAATCGCACGTGCTCACCCTGAAACTACATGTCAGAGAAAGGTCACTGTAAGGAGGTACTCGGGCATGAGGAGATCCCCCACTTAAAATATCAAACGTTACACAATCTAGTTTTATAATCAGCTGAATTATTCAACATAATTATACTGTATTAATTACAGAATCAGCTGGAAAAGGAGAACATTTGTTAAGAATTATTAATCGTCTCCGAAGGCGTCGTGTTCCACCCGGGTGATAACTACAGGGTTCATCCTAGTTTCTTCAAGAGGTCAACGGCCTCTCCGTGGACCTGCcagacagaacaaaacaaactgtcATAAGTACTCTCACAGCACAGGTCATTCAAAAGCCACCGACACATTGTCTGGGCCAATCAGTGATGGGGGAAAGCCCAATAAAGAGGAGGTGCATGTACCTCTTTGTCTTCCAGTGTGTGGGCAGGGTACTCCTTTGCTTTGGTCAGGAAGAACAGCGCCATCTCCTTGTCCTTCATGCCCATGTAGGTCTTCCCGAGCATCAGCAGATTTTTACTGTAGAAGTTGGGATCGACTGGCATACAGAACGTCACGTTAgttgaatgcattttaaatagTAGCAATTTACAAGCACGGtgctcttgttttcttcttgaTCAGAGAAGTCTGAGCTACTCTTTCAGTACATGCatcagtatttctttttttttttttttaccttcttcAGCTTTCAGGAAGAATTCCAAAGCCTGAAAAGGGGCAGAAAAACATGACTTCATCCAAATTTGAGAAGACGTTCGTCTCTCCAAAACGTGACAAAACGGCTGTTGACGACAGCCTGAAGCTGTGTTAATAAGCAGTTAGTTAATGTGCAGTCAGTAACCAGGGAGAGGGTTCTAGACAGAGCGGCCCTCACCTCCTTGTATGTGGACTTGGGGGGTGAAGAAAAAATGACAGCCGCCACCTTGCGTTGGTACCAAGGCAGCTCAGCAAAAGCAAAGcacctagagagagagagagagaatacagtgATATTTTTGGAGATGGCACCTGTGGTCTGTTGTTTTCTTACCCTGTTAACCTCTAGTGGCAACAAAGGGAAATACAACAACATTGCCAAGTGGAGTTTTTGCTAAAAATATTTAGCATTCTTATTAATGGTACATAtttgcatctttaaaaaaaggctctCCATGCCACATTAAGTGCATTCATTCGTTTTCTTTCTGTAGGCCtcgttatgtttttttctttctgttcagAAACTTTCCCTTCGGGAGTTTGTGTCCATGTTTGACTTTAATGTGTACTGAACATCCATATGAAACAGCTGTATTGGAACaaaatttcaatttcaatttcaatttcaatttcagtttattttgtatagcccaatatcacaaattacaaatttgcctcagagggctttacaatctgtacacatacgacatccctgtcccaggacctcacatcgaatcaggaaaaactccccaaaaataactattgacagggaaaaaagggaagaaaccttatGGTTTGTTTTTACTAACAAACCATAAGGTTtgttagtaaaaaataaaatgtattacatgaagaataaaataaataaaagactcaCCAGTGACCCAAAATATGAAAGGAAGTGGCATCTTTGGGATTGAGTTCAACAGCTCTCTAGGGGGAAAAGCAACATGTTTCAGTTCCATTCATATCGTAAACGTGACGCAGTGATACTTAGACCCAACTGTCCTCTCACCTCTAGATGTTCTCGAATGATGTATGAATTTCCAATTTTCACCTTGACTCCCTGGTATTCCCCGACATCGCTGAGACACACTGCGTACCACTGAGTCAGAAGGGGAAGAATGTCGAGAGCTCAATGtctttcttattattttatttttttaaagctcttttaaaaagaaacgtGTTGACCAACTTTGGCATCATGCTGCACGTGCAAAGTGAGTTTGTTTCACTGTGGTTTGGGTTGTTGAAAAGCTCGAAAGACAAAACGCGTGTGTTCggaaacatgttttgtttggatTTGTGCGTTGTGCCTTATGCTTAGGgggggtttgtgtgttttgttattttttcattGTTGGTTATGAGTGTTATTTGCAGGGGGGTTATGTTTGGTTGATTttcatgttttgtgttgttaaaTGATGGAGGAATGTTAgatctgttattttttttaatgggtcTGAATAATTCCACGAGGGATAGGTCATGTTAATGACTAGACACCGATATAAACTATGTACTATTATTATACAAGTAGTGCCTTCTCAGTATGCAGCCGGGGTCTTACTTTGTGTGCCGCGAAACacttctcatccttc
It contains:
- the rmdn1 gene encoding regulator of microtubule dynamics protein 1, encoding MAGVVLRRCVSRTLLSAPGAKGVRSRGTNRKYWTTLRRTAAALTGGGAAFLLGLPALSWLPLEAYHRVSSTVVYALEKEQVLEQADYLYSCAETEKLYQLLLQYKDSEDAEYLWRLAWASRDLAVLPNTEAECKKQLMFKGFEYAKKALEKDEKCFAAHKWYAVCLSDVGEYQGVKVKIGNSYIIREHLERAVELNPKDATSFHILGHWCFAFAELPWYQRKVAAVIFSSPPKSTYKEALEFFLKAEEVDPNFYSKNLLMLGKTYMGMKDKEMALFFLTKAKEYPAHTLEDKEVHGEAVDLLKKLG